The following nucleotide sequence is from Cellvibrio sp. PSBB006.
CCTCAAACACATTGCGTATCAACGCGCGTCCTTTTCTTTCGACGCTTTTTCCATTTCTTTCAGGTTTTGCAAGAGTTCGCGTAACTCTTCAAGCCCCTGCTGGGAAAATAATAATCCACTACGGCTGGGCCCGATATATTCACGCTCTTCGATATCCATACAGCGCTCGCGAATCTCATCCAGTTCGGGATTGTGACGCAAAGGTACTGCTGCGAAAACACGCCAGTCATTTTCACTGGCCTGGCCATTCAATACCAACTCTAGCAGAGCAATGACATTATGCCGTTGGATACGATAGCGGGGTGTGCGAACCCACATCAAGACCACCAGTATTACGATAAAGATCAGTATCGTCAGTACCAGTGTCGCAAACATGATTAATGCTCTCGCGTTGCGCGGAAGCGGACATCCGGGTGACGCTCTTCCGTCAATGACAAGTTGACTCTTGTAGGAGCCAGATAAGTCAAATGGCCACCGCCATCCAATGCCAGGTTATCGGCACATTTACGCTTGAATTCTTCCAGTTTTTTAGCGTCAGCACAATCAACCCAACGCGCGGTCGTGACGTTGACCTGCTCGTACATAGCCTCCACTTTGTATTCGTCTTTCAAGCGGTAGGCCACCACTTCAAACTGCAATACACCGACCGCACCAACCACAATATCGTTATTGTTTAGCGGGAAGAACACCTGCGTTGAACCTTCTTCGGACAACTGTTGCAACCCTTTTTGTAGTTGCTTGGCTTTGAGTGGATCTTTTAAACGAATGCGGCGAAACAATTCTGGAGCAAAGTGAGGAATGCCCGTGAATTTCAATTCTTCACCTTCGGTGAAGGTATCACCAATCTGGATAGTGCCGTGATTATGCAGACCGATGATGTCCCCAGCCAGCGCCTCGTCTACCGCACTGCGGTCACCAGCCATAAAAGTCACTGCATCGGCAATCCTGATATCTTTTGCCAGGCGGACATGACGCATCTTCATACCCTGACGGTAAACACCAGAGCAGACACGCATAAATGCGATGCGGTCGCGATGCTTGGGGTCCATATTTGCCTGAATCTTAAAGATAAACCCACTGAATTTCTCTTCACCGGCTTCTACCGTTCGCTCTTTTGCGGCGCGGCTGCGCGGTGTGGGAGCCCACTCGACAAATCCATCCAGCATTTCACGTACACCAAAGTTCCCCAAAGCCGTCCCAAAAAACACTGGCGTCATCCGTCCGGCAAGATATTCATTGATATCAAACTGATTCGTTGCTCCACGAACAAACTCAATTTCCTCGCGAATATCGCTGGCGTAGCTGCCCAATATTTTGGTGGCTTCTGCGCTATCCAGACCTTTGATTTGAACATCTTCCGGAATGGTGTGGCCTTTACCTTGCTGATAGACGTGAATAGTGTCGGTATAAAAATTATAAACGCCGACGAAGTCCTTTCCTGATCCAAGAGGCCAGTTTATGGGTGCGGAGGTAATTTTCAATACGCGTTCAATTTCATCCAACAAGTCCACCGGGTCGCGGCTCTCACGATCCATCTTGTTAATGAATGACAGAATCGGCGTGTCACGTAGACGACAAACCTCCATCAATTTAATCGTGCGATCCTCTACCCCCTTGGCACCGTCAATCATCATTAAGACAGAGTCGACTGCGGTCAGGGTTCGGTAGGTATCTTCAGAAAAGTCTTCGTGGCCGGGGGTATCTAATAAATTGACGACCCGCCCCTTGTAAGGAAATTGCATGACGGATGAAGTGACTGAAATTCCCCGCTCTTGCTCCATGGTCATCCAGTCAGATTTTGCGTGGGGTCCGCGTTTACCTTTAACCGAGCCGGCCAATTGAATGGCATTTCCCCATAACAATAATTTTTCTGTAATGGTGGTTTTACCGGCATCCGGGTGGGAAATAATGGCAAAAGTGCGGCGTTTGGCCAGCTCGCTGGTTAATTCAGTCATAAATATACTATCGCAGGAAATTAAAAAAACGGGCGCGATTATAGCGTAGTTCGCCCTTCACTTTGGGTGCGCTGGATATATCCTTTCAACCAGCTCCAGGCCCAGAATCCCATAATCAGGTTAGCGGCTGCCGTTGCAATAAAAATACCTGTCATCTGCCACAACCACTGTCCGAGGAATGCGAGGGGCAAGAAGATATACAGCACTCGCCCCGCCGAAATCAGCATGGCAGGCCAAGGGTGCCCGAGGCCATTAAATGCAGCATTAACGGACATGACCACACCATAGGCCCCGTAACTGAACGGTACTATCGTCAGGTAAAGCACGGTGACTTCAATCACTTCAGCATGATCGCCGAAAACGCCCGCAATCAGGTCGCCACATAGCCACAAGATCACTGCTAACAATACGCCAAAACCCAAACAAAATACGGTCAGAACTCGCTGGGCTTCAATCAGCCGCTCGTACTTTCCAGCACCGAGATTTTGGCCAAAGAACGGACCAATAACGCCCGACAAGGCATAAAAAACAATTAGCGCCAAGGGCTCAACGCGCATGGCTATACCCAGTCCGGCTACTGCATCCGTACCGTACCGGGCCACCATCATGACCACCACCGCACTGGCCAGGGGGACAATGACGTTGGCAACCATGGCAGGAATGCCAACTTGCACAATTACACTCCAGGAGGCACGGAGTTGCAGCCAACCAATGAAAGGATTGATCAACATCCTGACGCGATAGCGCAGAATATAAAGCGCGACCAGTACCATCAACACACGCGTGATAAGGGTAGCGATAGCAGCCCCTTGCAAGCCCAACGCGGGCACGCCGAGTAATCCAAAGATGAATATAGGGTCCAGAACCGCGTTGAGCACCGCGGCGCCGCTCATCAGATAGCCTTGAATATTGCTCATACCCATGGCTCGCAATGCGGCCAAGCTGACCATGGGTACCATTAAACAGGGCGCGCTGAAAAACCAGATTGACATGTAACTGCGAATCAGTGGAATCAGCTCCGGGGTAGCACCCAACGCCAAAAATAATGGCTCCAGTAATATCCAGCCGATCAAGCACATAACAACGGAAACAAGCAGCGTCAGGCTCATCGCATCAGTAGCAAGACGTTGCGCGGTGAGCGCGTCGCCTTCGCCTATTGCTCGTGCTACAGCCGATGAGGTGCCTGCTCCCAAGCCAATGCCAAGGCTGGTCAGCACCATGATGACGGGAAAGGTAAAACTCAGCGCCGCCAGGGGCTCTCTACCCACTTGCGCGATAAAGAAAGTATCTACGGCATTAAGCGACATGGTGGCCATCAAGCCCCACACCATGGGAACGGCCATGTTTTTGAGTTGTTGCGGAACCTGGCCCTCAATCAGGGTAGCTTGTAGCGATTGCGCCATAATTGAGGTAGTGCCTCTAAAATCCAAGGGAACGATGATCAGACGGGCGAAAAAACAGCGGCAAAGTATACACCAGCACGCCCTAGCTTTCAGGCCGGGATCACGATGTGAGGGATTTTGTTGAACAACTGCGGCAAGATGTCGCAGTACAGATAAACGGGTTAAGCGCTGTTTTTCGCTATAATCTGACACAATGCAGACCCAAACTATTCCGTGAAATTCCATGACCGATAAACTTCCGCTAACGCTTGCGGCACCTGCGCAACATCTCCGCCATCTGGTCATGATTCGTTGGCTGTTAGTCATATGTCTATGTGCAACGGCTGCCTTAACATTTACATTCAGCGATTTGGATCTTCCCTACCCGGCGTTCGCCACGATCTTGCTGATTTTTATCGTTATCAATTGGTTAACAGCCTTACGCTTGCATCGTGAAGTTCCGGTCACTGATAT
It contains:
- the prfC gene encoding peptide chain release factor 3; this translates as MTELTSELAKRRTFAIISHPDAGKTTITEKLLLWGNAIQLAGSVKGKRGPHAKSDWMTMEQERGISVTSSVMQFPYKGRVVNLLDTPGHEDFSEDTYRTLTAVDSVLMMIDGAKGVEDRTIKLMEVCRLRDTPILSFINKMDRESRDPVDLLDEIERVLKITSAPINWPLGSGKDFVGVYNFYTDTIHVYQQGKGHTIPEDVQIKGLDSAEATKILGSYASDIREEIEFVRGATNQFDINEYLAGRMTPVFFGTALGNFGVREMLDGFVEWAPTPRSRAAKERTVEAGEEKFSGFIFKIQANMDPKHRDRIAFMRVCSGVYRQGMKMRHVRLAKDIRIADAVTFMAGDRSAVDEALAGDIIGLHNHGTIQIGDTFTEGEELKFTGIPHFAPELFRRIRLKDPLKAKQLQKGLQQLSEEGSTQVFFPLNNNDIVVGAVGVLQFEVVAYRLKDEYKVEAMYEQVNVTTARWVDCADAKKLEEFKRKCADNLALDGGGHLTYLAPTRVNLSLTEERHPDVRFRATREH
- a CDS encoding MATE family efflux transporter, which codes for MAQSLQATLIEGQVPQQLKNMAVPMVWGLMATMSLNAVDTFFIAQVGREPLAALSFTFPVIMVLTSLGIGLGAGTSSAVARAIGEGDALTAQRLATDAMSLTLLVSVVMCLIGWILLEPLFLALGATPELIPLIRSYMSIWFFSAPCLMVPMVSLAALRAMGMSNIQGYLMSGAAVLNAVLDPIFIFGLLGVPALGLQGAAIATLITRVLMVLVALYILRYRVRMLINPFIGWLQLRASWSVIVQVGIPAMVANVIVPLASAVVVMMVARYGTDAVAGLGIAMRVEPLALIVFYALSGVIGPFFGQNLGAGKYERLIEAQRVLTVFCLGFGVLLAVILWLCGDLIAGVFGDHAEVIEVTVLYLTIVPFSYGAYGVVMSVNAAFNGLGHPWPAMLISAGRVLYIFLPLAFLGQWLWQMTGIFIATAAANLIMGFWAWSWLKGYIQRTQSEGRTTL